In one window of Burkholderiales bacterium DNA:
- a CDS encoding ABC transporter ATP-binding protein, with amino-acid sequence MSVVLVEHVTKIYRLGTQTVKALEDVSLAVEAGVFMAIAGPSGSGKSTLLNLIGCIDTPTEGRVFVNGQDVTGKTPDQLAGLRGRTIGFIFQTFNLFPVLTAEENVEYPLLQFPELSRKERKARVAHFLDVVQLREFARHRPNQLSGGQRQRVAIARALATHPSIVLADEPTANLDHRTGSSILELMRAINRRLGTTFVFSTHDQKVMDMADRLVQIEDGRITRLAVRAGDRWVAVDARKRGGALDVAGRSH; translated from the coding sequence ATGAGCGTCGTCCTGGTTGAGCACGTGACCAAAATCTACCGGCTGGGTACGCAGACGGTCAAGGCGCTGGAGGACGTGTCCCTCGCGGTCGAAGCGGGCGTTTTCATGGCCATCGCCGGCCCCTCGGGGAGCGGGAAGTCCACGCTGCTCAACCTGATCGGTTGCATCGACACGCCCACCGAGGGACGGGTCTTCGTCAACGGTCAGGACGTGACCGGGAAAACGCCCGACCAGCTCGCCGGATTGCGCGGGCGCACCATCGGGTTTATCTTTCAGACGTTCAACCTGTTCCCGGTGCTCACGGCGGAGGAGAACGTGGAGTACCCGCTGCTCCAGTTTCCGGAGCTGTCCCGCAAGGAGCGCAAAGCGCGGGTCGCCCATTTCCTCGACGTGGTGCAGCTCAGGGAATTCGCCCGTCATCGCCCCAACCAGCTCTCCGGCGGCCAGCGCCAGCGGGTGGCCATCGCCCGGGCCCTGGCCACCCATCCCAGCATCGTGCTGGCGGACGAGCCCACGGCCAACCTGGACCATCGCACCGGGAGCAGCATTCTGGAGCTCATGCGGGCCATCAACCGCCGGCTCGGCACCACCTTCGTCTTTTCCACCCACGATCAGAAGGTGATGGACATGGCCGACCGCCTGGTGCAGATCGAAGACGGTCGGATCACCCGGCTCGCGGTGCGCGCCGGCGACCGCTGGGTCGCGGTGGACGCCCGCAAGCGGGGGGGTGCCCTCGACGTGGCGGGGAGGTCCCATTAA
- a CDS encoding permease, which produces MSGVRSGLERLATFLGLAARNVARHRLRTGLTLAAIGFGVSGLVLTGGFVQDIYIQLGEAIIRSQTGHVQVARKGFFTYGSQAPEKYLIEDAAGVAQRLAAQPGAAQVMGRLYFSALLGNGRTDLPVVGEGIEPDKEARLGTYMVIQFGERLSSRHRYGILVGEGLARALKLGPGDTVTLMTTAMGGAVNVLDFEVVGVFQSYSKDYDARAVKIPLEAAQELLATSGVNVLVVELGATGATDRFAASLRSRLETAGLTLRTWRELSDFYEKTVDLYERQFGVLRLIVLLMVLLSVANTVNLSLFERIGEFGTMCALGDRRRKVFGLIMTEGLLIGSIGAGIGVALGVGLAAVISAVGIPMPPPPNANLGYMARIQLVPGVITGAALVGVFATVLATLLPARRMARLSIVDALRHNV; this is translated from the coding sequence ATGTCCGGGGTGCGATCCGGCCTCGAGCGCCTCGCCACCTTTCTCGGGCTCGCCGCCCGCAACGTCGCCCGGCATCGGCTGCGCACTGGGCTCACGCTGGCGGCCATCGGGTTCGGGGTGAGCGGGTTGGTGCTGACCGGCGGCTTCGTCCAGGACATCTATATCCAACTGGGAGAGGCCATCATCCGCTCCCAGACTGGGCACGTGCAGGTTGCCCGGAAAGGCTTTTTCACCTATGGCTCCCAGGCGCCGGAGAAGTACCTGATCGAAGACGCCGCCGGCGTGGCACAGCGCCTCGCTGCCCAGCCAGGAGCAGCCCAGGTGATGGGGCGGCTGTATTTCTCGGCGTTGCTTGGGAACGGCCGCACCGATTTGCCGGTGGTGGGCGAAGGGATCGAGCCGGACAAGGAGGCGCGGCTGGGCACCTATATGGTGATCCAGTTCGGGGAGCGCTTAAGCTCGCGCCATCGCTACGGGATTCTCGTGGGCGAGGGGTTAGCGAGGGCCCTCAAGCTCGGGCCCGGCGACACCGTGACCCTGATGACCACCGCGATGGGGGGCGCGGTGAACGTCCTGGACTTCGAGGTGGTGGGGGTGTTCCAAAGTTACTCCAAGGATTACGACGCCCGGGCGGTCAAGATCCCTCTGGAGGCGGCCCAGGAGCTGCTCGCCACCTCCGGCGTGAACGTGCTGGTGGTGGAACTCGGTGCCACCGGAGCGACGGACCGTTTCGCCGCCTCGCTCCGAAGCCGGTTGGAAACGGCGGGCCTCACCCTTCGCACCTGGCGGGAGCTCAGCGACTTCTACGAAAAGACCGTGGACCTGTACGAGCGGCAGTTCGGGGTGCTGCGCCTGATCGTGCTGCTCATGGTGCTGCTTTCCGTCGCCAACACCGTGAACCTGAGCCTCTTCGAGCGCATCGGCGAGTTCGGCACCATGTGCGCCCTGGGAGACCGGCGCCGCAAGGTGTTTGGCCTGATCATGACGGAAGGGCTGTTGATCGGCTCCATCGGTGCCGGGATCGGGGTCGCGCTGGGGGTCGGCCTCGCTGCGGTGATCTCCGCCGTCGGCATCCCGATGCCGCCGCCCCCCAACGCCAACTTGGGCTACATGGCCCGGATCCAGCTCGTTCCCGGAGTAATCACGGGGGCGGCGCTGGTGGGCGTCTTCGCCACCGTGCTGGCCACCCTTCTGCCCGCCCGCCGCATGGCGCGGCTTTCCATCGTGGACGCGCTGCGGCACAACGTCTAG